The Amaranthus tricolor cultivar Red isolate AtriRed21 chromosome 2, ASM2621246v1, whole genome shotgun sequence genome contains the following window.
taaccATAAAAAGTAATAAATCATTACATGCAAGCAAAAAGACATAAAtacaaattgaaaacaaaaacaaagaacaTTCAAAGAGACACAAATCCAAACCAAAAGCAATTTAGATACTAAAAATTAAGCGAGAAAAATTTAGGATACCTAAATACCGTAAAAGTAGATAtcacaaaccctaatttctacatatggagaggaagatgaaggaatGACGAGATGTCGAAATTCTAAGAATTGCAGAGAAAATCCATTTATTCATTCAGACTCAGATCCTAGGAACCGTTCATGAATTTAGGCGGTTCATGAACTATTTTATTGCCATGGTTTTTGTTTATCCAAGGATAATTCCCTAGCATCTTTTTGTTTTGGTATGGTTAACGGTCTTCAAGGGGTGTTTCACATAATAGAATAGAATATTAAGATTTGTGACATTTTAATATtccctccgaatcaatttagttgtcccattttcttatttggcaaagtctttttagttgtcttatttttatttttgtcaatatttttttacctaaatatccttagttcacacaagtaattactgATATACCCCCAtgtaccttacttacccaactacccttcactacttagcTTTCACTACTtaacctttttaatggaccccacaccatccttaataatcgtgcccaagcaaatgggacatctaaattggttcggagggagtataagacTTTAATGATAAAAGGTTTTGTCTTTTGTTTGCTATGTTAGAGACTTAAAAGAAagatataaaaatgaaaatctcaAACTCTCGACTAAAATACCACCCTTCcctatatttgtattttggggTTTTTCATTTTCTATCTCATTTCGTGTTCTTATTTcctttaaataaacaaaaacttTGACCGTTTTTAGACCAAAGTCTCATTCCCTCAAAATTTCATGTGTAAACATCTctttctcaaattttcaacaaTATGCGCAAAATATTACACTATAACGATTCAACCAAGTCAATAAAAAGTGTCAAACAATCAAATTCTCTTACCAAATAATAACTATGTTAAAGTTCCACAAAGAATAACCGTGTCTCAAAATGTCAATGCTCATTTAGGGTTGAGCATCCCAAGTCGAGTGGGCTACGTACATCAACATTATGTGGAAAACTTAGTAGAAGGTTCAAGACTTCAAGCcccaaaaaatacaaatgaaTAAGTATAACTTGAATCAAACTATTATAAAAGGaggaaaaatatttattttgatcaaaattTATATAGGTGCAAAACAATCTTATTTTTTATAACATCCAAAGCTAGGATTACTTGGTTCATAATGTCCCTAACATACGTCTATCTTGAGCTTGGTTTAAATCAACTTAAATCTAAAATTGTATATAGGGAGATGGCATATGTCTTTATCTCAAGACTCTACAACTTTATATCACACATTAAATTCTTATTACTCTTTAATCCAAGTGAAAAACCTAATCTAGTCCATAGCATGACTTATCTAAGATTTTagtcaaaatagaaaataatatcttATTTTAGTCAAAATGTTAATTGCTTTTCAAAAAATATGAATTTGATTCTTATTGCTTTTATAGACCTCCCCACTCTCCCCTAAGCAAGCGTACCCTTAAAAAAACCTCTCAATGAACAAAATTATCCAATAGAAAAACGACGTCGTTGGGGCTCATCGATAAAGAAAAGCAGGAAAGTAAGTTCATCTCAATTCCTCCCTCTTACCACAATCTTGTTTCACACAAAAATGGTGGCAGCTGCAATTTCAACTTACTTCACTTGTTCTCCAATTACTTCACAAACCACCAAAACCCTACAATTCCCATTACTCTCTCAAAGGTAAATACTTTCTTGaagaattttctttttaattcctCTAATTTGATTTAGTTTTAAACCCCTTTCAAGAAGTTTCTAATGTATTGTTTTTCAATCTAGGAAATCGAATAAATCGATTGTCTCTGTATTATCCAATCCCTCCAATGAATATTCTTCCGTTGCTGGTATGTCAATTGGGTctttgatgttttaatttttttcctttttttaaattttttaattttttttgttcgaaATGTGGAAAGATAAATATGGCAACGATTATTTCTTGCTGCTCTTTTTGATGGGTATTCTTTGtataaatttattgtttttttccTTAATCTTTGAATGACTATAAAGATATGCTGCTTTGAAGTTGAAGAGTTGTAAAAACATGGGGGTATTATGTTTTTGACGATTGTAGTATGGACTTATGTATTGGCATTACATTTAAAATGATTTGATGTTGCAAGGTGTGTTACTAGAACTCGACTATAGATGTGTTTGTGCGATGAGATTCATATTTCCAAGTTTTGGTTAGAAATGGAGCCGTTGATTTTCATTGGTGTAAGATTGGAGAATCCCTACATGCAACAGGAAGGGGAAATAATATGCGTGACAATCATAATCAATATTGTGGTTGTGGCAAGCTTAAAAACATGTATAATGTGTTGGTGATGCACCTGATATATTGACCTATGTTACATAcctatgtattattttgtatttttgaatttttctttgaaaaaaTATCCTTTGAGCTATTAATCAAAACAATTTTTTACAAGGAGAAACCAACTAAGATCCGAGAAAACGTAACCTAAATGACAAAATAAGCAGAACCACTTCATCTATGTATTGTGTGAGGTTAAGGAAATAAATTCGTCCATTTACTTTGCTTGCATAATATCACCTTCAGAGAATGGGAGACGTGTAAAGGATGTTGTATACGCCTtattagttttttcttttttctgggTTATTTCTAGGTGATATATCATCTTCATTGTGTAATTCACTAATGCTTGCAGGATTATCAAGTAAAAGCATAGGTTTCTCTTCAAGGCTTAACGAGTCAGGTCTATACAATACCAGTTTAAGGTATATTACTCTCTAATTTGAATCATTCTATCCATTTGTCAGTATGTTGGTGAGAAAAGTTCATTCATGTACAAATAGCCTACAATAAGCTAACGGGAGAGAACATATATCTAATACATCAGTCAAAAACTTGTTTGACTTATTTGTTAATCTCTACTTTATGTAAACCACAAATACAACAACAACATTGCCACTACCGTAATCCCAAAAATTAGTGCCAGCTGCATAAACCaaaagatcaatgatcgttCACACAAATTCTCCCATCTCTATTCATTTCAATTTACTATCATCTTAACCTggaaatttatattattcatatCCTTTTACACTTTATCGTCCACGTCATTTTTGGTCTTCCTGGCCATCTTTTTAAATTTCTCCAAGTCATAACTTTCTAAATTGTTGACCGGTTTGCCAATATTGTGATACCCCGGGTTAAGCTTTAAATTCTTAACTGGAAATTTAAACGTACTTgatggggagcaatcttaggataggTGAATCATGGGATGTTTTCTTGGGTTTgtacgagtgaggccaaagtgcactAATAGGACTTATGTTGATCTATGAGGCTAGTCTATAACCTTATTGGGTAGTTACCAGTGGCTTGATGGGGTTGGGGTGTTACAAGTAATATTAGAGCGACCTCacgaccgtggctgatagtgtgttcagtgcacctagcaggggaaaagatcctgaaactATGGTGCAACGAGAACGTTGCATTCTTAAGTGAGGGTAAGTGTGATACCCCAGGTTAAGCTTTAAAAAGGATCGATAGACTATCTATATCAGCAAGGTGCTTCTTCTCTTCAAGGGAGCCCATTTGTTAAGAACTTTACAATTTAGCATCCTTGGttgggagcaatcttaggatgagtGACTTCCTGAGAAGTTTTTGTGGGTGCTCACACGAGTGAGGTCAAAGTGTGCCGAAAAGATGTGTGTTGGTCTGTCGGGCAAGTCTACAGCCTCCATGGGTAGTCACTTCTGTTCGATAGGGCCTGGGTATTACAAATACTTTACCGTTGGTCTTGCTCAAAGCAGCTTTGACGATGTGCTATCACCTTATCCTCAATATTTACAATGTGTAAACTTTTTCTTATGCCTTCTTTTGAGTTTTATCCCTCATAGTATGTTCTTTCTTCAATCTAAGCATCCACATTTCTGCTAATCCTATCTTCCTACTTTGATCCTTTAAAAAGATCAACATTGTGATCCTAGCGCTCGTATAATGGATGTCCGATATACCTTGTCGTTGAGCTTTAGAGGAACCCCTCGATCGATCATATCATGTCTCAGTGACCACTCCACATTTTTGCCATCCAGATTGAATCCTTTGGGCCACATTTTGTTGGATATCCCAGAACTTTAAAATATGGACCCTATGTATTTGAAGCAACGACATAGGATGATTTTGTTCTATTCTAATTTTACAgtgtttttatttatatgattgtGCTAAATTAACACTTCATGTACTCCGTCTAACTTCGACTTAATTTTAATCATCGTGACTCCAACTCTTGTCTCAACCGTTCTAACATAGCATTTATCCCATCTCCGGTCTTATAGATTGTACAATGTTATTAGCAAATAACATGCATCAATAACCAATGTAAAAAGAGAAGAGCTTAGGATCGAACCTCGGTGAAGGCATTGTGTTGCTTCTTCACATGTTATAACATTTATTATCTCATCTCGATACATATCTTGCATAATGTCAATGTATTTCTTAGGAATACCTTCTTTATCATTGCCTAACAAAGTATTTCTCTTGGTACCATGTTGTATGCTTTCtctaaatttatgaaaataatgtGCAAGTCTTTTTTCTCTAGCCATATAGTATTTCACCATTTGTCTCATCAAATGAATTACTCCATTGTAGTTTTCTATGCATATACGAATTGGTTCTCTAATATACTTGTATATATCCTCATATATTCTATCACTTTGTTTATAACTTCATAGTATGACTCATGGATTTTATTCCTTAGTAGTTGGAGCAATCTTGAACATCTTATATATGGGTACCAGAGTACTTTTTCTCCAATTGATAGGCTTGTTGGGTCGGATTTGTATTCaagtcatatataaatgggtaaAAAACCCTATGACTCAGACTTAACCCTTTTAGGTTATTGGGTTGAACTTCGTAAATCCTATTTCAATTTAGACTAAGGTCAACATGAATTTAACCCACTTAACTCGTTTAGAGTTTTATGTTatcattttagggtttttaaaatCGACTAAATCTTATTTTTTGGTCCTCAGTTTTATACGTTTAGTTTAtgagttgtttattttgtatttattatgaaaaataagaaaatatgaaaTGAATTTAGTTCAAactattttgattgatttgactCAAAATTAACTCGTTGAAAAAATGGGTTATACCAGGTTGTTTTAGGTTTATTTTGACTTTAACCTAACTcattttaataaacagatcGGGTCAAAGTAATCCATTTCATTGGGTCAAAAGTTTCAACCCAAATCCACTTATTTCGGATTAGgttatggttaaatttattttttggctaGCCTAGCTGTTAGGCATATTGTTGTCCTCTATATCTTGTTGAATAAATCAATTAGCCAAGTTACTCAATAGGTATACCATTAGCTCCACCAATTCTTTAGCTCCATTTTCATCAATGCCCCCTCATCCTTTGATAGATTTGTATACTATAATTCTTAGCATTTTAAAATTGAATCCTTGGATAATGGGAAATAAGAGGGGGTTATTGTGGTTTAATGCCTAATTGATTAACTATGCGACATAGGAAgtcattaattattttttaaattttttggatAATCTGGCAATTCAGGTCATTGCATAAGTTAAAGCTTTATATAGCCATACAGAATGGAGTGAGATGTTTCGTTTGTTATCATTAGCTTCTAGAGTCGTAAAAATCACAATCCAAAAACTTACAGTAGGATTTTTGAGAAAGGTTTCTCTTTTCTGCATGTTATCGTTGTTGATTATTGCCATGCAAGTTGCAAGGTACATTTTTGCTAAATTCTTTTCCATTTTGTTCCAGCAATGGGCCTATAGAAGCCAAAAAGGGCAATCCGCCTATAATGCCTGCCGTAATGACACCTGGAGGGCCATTGGACCTTTCTAGCGTATTGTTCAGAAACCGGATAATATTCATTGGCCAACCAGTAAACTCTCAGGTGGCTCAGCGTGTTATTTCCCAACTTGTAACTTTGGCAGCCATTGATGATAAATCTGATATACTGGTATACTTCAAcgtctttttcttttcattccgAATTTGCAGCAAAACACAACGCTGAATTCATTGAGCTTGACAAGTTTCTCTACTCTTTCAGATTTATCTAAACTGCCCTGGTGGAAGCACATATTCCGTTTTAGCAATTTATGACTGCATGTCTTGGGTAAGTTGCCCAAGATTATCTAgcatttttttttggatttatttggttttatgcATGTCTTAGTATGCTACCCAGCAAATATGGAATTGGAGGACCAATTTCAACACCTAGATAAAAACTTGACCTGTTAGAGCTGGATGACTAGATCCATTATTTGATGAATATGAGTCTCCGAAAAACCTATTAACCCTACTTCGCATCGGACTTTTCTAGTCACTAGCTCCTTCCTCTTTTCAAAGTTCCACCTAGAGTGTGACCACTTTGGGTTTTCGTAAATCGTAAGAATTCTTGAAAGCTTCTGCTAACATAGTAagctgtttttttttaaattttcagatAAAGCCAAAAGTCGGGACAGTTTGTTTCGGTGTTGCGGCAAGTCAAGGTGCGCTTCTCCTAGCTGGTGGAGAAAAGGGGATGCGCTATGCAATGCCAAATTCACGCGTAATGATCCATCAGCCACAGAGTGGATGTGGAGTATGAACTTATTTCTCATAACTTAGCTGTGAACATTACATTATTTTAGCTATTTTAAATTACTGCTTGAGCTTGATGTTGCGTGTTTCCTGTAGGGTCACGTTGAGGACGTTAGGCGCCAAGTGAATGAAGCAGTTCAATCTCGCTATGTTAGTATCAAATCTTCAATCCTTTTGAACTTTCAAGCAAGCATTACAAAATTTGTGTTTGCTTCTACTCCGCATACACACAAAACTTTTGTACCTGCGGGCTTGAACTGAATTAATCCATTTTAAATCATTTGTTTCTAATGAGTGTGGATTAGCTGTGAGACGTATGCATATGACCTAAAACACACTTCCTCCATTCTTTTTTACTTGCACCGAAACTAACTTTCACTATTCATTATTTGAAGTATTTTGCATATTGCAGCCGTTACACGAATAAAAAACAGTCATGTTAAATCTTGTTTTATTATCTCGTCGCTTATTTTCATgatgttaaattttttataattttaagttatTTATAACTCTAGATATAAACAATTCAACAAACACATTGACATGTGACAAAAATATTTTGGTGCAAGTAAATAAAAACGAAGGAAGTAAATGATTTACTTGTACATATGAAGAGTTTACTGAGTTATAGTGCTTTTACTGAGACTAGCCCTGTTTGTTGCTTGAAGGAACTAATCTTTTTTCCCGGTGGGTGTGTTGCAGAAAATTGACAAAATGTACGCTGCATTCACTGGTCAACCGCTTGAGAAAGTACAGCAATACACAGAGAGAGATCGTTTCTTATCAGTGACGGAGGTAATGTCAAGCAAGTTACTCCTTTTGCCCCCATGAAATTATACCCATGTTTGTAGCcgtaattttaatttgtagCTTAAGATTAAAACAAAGTAGATGGAAGTAACGAGTGattgagaagaaaagaaaaataagtttGTGGATAGGATTATAAGAAAGGGAGTGCGACCATTGCTAAAAAAGGAAATGGTGCAATGTAAATGGgacaaactaaaatagaaaataggtGCAATTTCATAGGAGCACGGGTAGTAACATAAAAAGAAGCTTAGCTTTTTTAGACTAAAACAGGTTTAACATCAAGAGGATCAATACTTGGTCCATCACCCGGGATATGGAAACCTGGGCTTACATGAATGGGGGCCCGGTCAATTGAACACCCCTTGTCATGGCTTATGAATGTTAAGAGGTGGAAAACTAATCAACCTGTTTGAGTTTTTGTTACTCACGACAATTTTTGAGTTTATCCCGTAACCATTTGCTTTAATTAGCTTCCGAAGGAAATTCTAATTGCCATGTATAAATCTAATATGCAACTATTCGGTTGGGTGATATCCTTTGCTCTTCCACGAAAAACCGAGCAAATTCAAGAGGAATATTTTGTATGCATGCTTTGTTAATTGAAATAATGTTTGCGGCTTTTCTTACTCAACACATACCGGAGTCCTGACCGCTCTTTCTTCTTTTGTAGGCAATGGAGTTCGGTCTCATAGACGGCATTTTGGAAACCGAGTATTGATAATCTTGTTTTTAATGCATTTGGGATTGTGTTACATATTTCTTGTAGCTGTGTTGTATGGGTTCAGTAGCATTGTGAACAACTTCTGACACTAATTTTGAAGGGAGTCCTGGACATTGTATTTGTACATTTTAAATAGGaattatattcaattttacTCCACCCATTTCTGGTAATTGCTCCTCAAGTACAAGGCAGATATTCATTCCATTGTTTTCCAGATTATTGTTACATTTATTTTGTTCT
Protein-coding sequences here:
- the LOC130806496 gene encoding ATP-dependent Clp protease proteolytic subunit 6, chloroplastic-like codes for the protein MVAAAISTYFTCSPITSQTTKTLQFPLLSQRKSNKSIVSVLSNPSNEYSSVAGLSSKSIGFSSRLNESGLYNTSLSNGPIEAKKGNPPIMPAVMTPGGPLDLSSVLFRNRIIFIGQPVNSQVAQRVISQLVTLAAIDDKSDILIYLNCPGGSTYSVLAIYDCMSWIKPKVGTVCFGVAASQGALLLAGGEKGMRYAMPNSRVMIHQPQSGCGGHVEDVRRQVNEAVQSRYKIDKMYAAFTGQPLEKVQQYTERDRFLSVTEAMEFGLIDGILETEY